The genomic segment TTCGAGCTGTTTCACAGTGTTTCCGGAGCTTCCACTTGTCTGCAATGATTCAAGCCAACACAGCAGATAATGTAAAATCAAGGTTATGAAGATGAACATTCTGTGGCAAAAGATGTGTCTAGAATGATAATTGCAGGGGCAAATAATTCATCCACTAGCTAGTATGTACCTcggaaattttcttttggtatTCAGTTTCCATGTGGGAGCGATAAAGGGCCACAtccttttcagcttcttcTTTTGCTTGCTTTAGCCTAGCCATCTTCACTGAGCAATGCATGATTCAAGTGAAAAGCCACATCAAAATGGAAATAGGGAAAACATAAGCAAACTgtaaggaaaaaggaaagtgCCATATGATGAGGGATAACTTCTAATTAAACAACAAAGTTAGGTACTCAAGCAGCATATTTAGTCAACTAATCATCCAATAATATCATAATTTTGATCAGTTTGAGATTTGAAATTGGAAGTAGGTTTACAGCATCTTGCACTGGAAACTATGTGTTGGGCCTCCTGTTCTGCAGTTAGCAGCATCTGAATGCCTCCTTGCCTTCTAAAAGGCTCCATGGTCGCCATCATCTGAGGATATCTAGA from the Theobroma cacao cultivar B97-61/B2 chromosome 8, Criollo_cocoa_genome_V2, whole genome shotgun sequence genome contains:
- the LOC18592995 gene encoding V-type proton ATPase subunit G1; protein product: MMATMEPFRRQGGIQMLLTAEQEAQHIVSSARCLKMARLKQAKEEAEKDVALYRSHMETEYQKKISETSGSSGNTVKQLEEETDMKIKNLEESTSKVSKEIVDMLMKHITTVRT